TGCTCAAAGTGTTGCTGATCACGCCTTTGTGCAATCGTATGTAGCCACTGGTCCTCCAAATTGGCTACATCAACTCTTTGAAACTGAGAGattcttttcctctttctaAGCTCAGGTTTCTGTCTCCCTTTTGACTTATGTGCTAAGTGCATATTTTTTGGtggatttagttaattatgTTTAATCACTAATCCTTAGTAACTTTTGATTACACTACAAAGTTACATATTGTAATCCGTTCTttaatgaatgaaaacagataacaaaaaaaaaaagaaaaaaaaactctttttcaaaaaaaaataaattaatgaatttatatatatatattatttggtcATAGCATAATTCACCAAAATATTCCGAAATTGTGTACTCTGTGACTGTGAGATTTAAGAACGGTTagactaaagagatattaaaTACGAAATTCATTCTGAGACACTACATAGTACCCACTGAATGTTGGCAATTAACGTGTGTAAAAATCTAACTGTAGTCATCACTTTTTTCAAACATCGCCTCACTTTCCTACTTTTTTTtgccaatttattttatttgtatcaatcgaaatattatttttacagtttttttaaccaaaaaagcaCAAACAAAGAAGGATGAAACAAATACAAATGTAACAACTTGATCACAAAATTACATCATTGGGAGACTTATCCTTCAACCTTTTTACTTAAATAGTAACCTTCACGTCCTCTTATTCCTGCTTCCAAACAGCAAGGCAAAGTAAAACAATATCCTTAAGAAGAGACCTGACGCAAACGTAATCCACAAGCATTCCCACTTGCTCAACTCAGTAATACCCTGCTGTGCAAGTAAGTCAGACCCGGTCCTCAAGCAGGTGGACTCCGTTATTCTCGTATTCAGAGAATTACCGAGAGTTTCAAGGAGCTTAATTTTCCCGGAATCAGATACTCCTCCGAGAGGAGTGTTGTCAAATACTTGGACTCCCGTTCCCGTAACAAAACATCTTCTCGGTCATTGGTCATCAAACTCGTTGATTAAGACAGCTTCATATGGACATTTCTGCAGTGAAATTTAATGAAACCATGTCCAGTAAACCGGTATCCGATCTCGGTTGACGTAGAATCCACTCAACAATAAACAATAGGGGAGATAGGAAATGGCGATCATGTAACTTAACATGATATTGGGAACAACACCGGTCACGACAGAGGATCCTGACCAAAAAGAGGCGTATATTATGAGTCAATTTGTTGACCTATATTTTGATCACTTAGTTTCGTGCAATGTAATCTCTAGAATCAAGACCAGCTAGTGATAACACAATTTTCATCCTATTCCATGATACTCTTGGATTATTCTTAAAAACAGTTGAAAACATCcaattgaaacaaaataacattagGATTCGACATAGAAACATAAAACACCAAATACTCAAGAGAAATCTATATCATTCTCAGTTCTCTTCCTCTTCGACCTTGTTCTCCTTCATCAGCTGAGCTAATCTCTCGGCAACACTCAACCTGGTCCCTGGAGAAACACAGTTCTTTCCGATGATGGACTCCAGAACAGCCTCCGCCAACAATTTGTTCTCGATCACAGCTTTCCCGGTTTCAGGAATACTATCATCCTTAGAAAACGCAACCTAGAAAATACATTCACAACAAATCCATGTCACTAAAGTATTCCAAAGCTACACGTTATAACTACTATTATTTCAAACGCTACTTGTACATTAGTGTTCACATTTATAATATACTGAAACACACAAACAGAGTATCTCATTCTGATTTTGGCATTAACAGTTACAATTATGTAAAACGCCAAAGCAAACTATAAATCCCGGAGGGAAGTTCTGAATAGTTATGGTAGCAAAGTTACCGTAAGAGAGCCGTGTGGGGAGAGAGCAAAGAGGATTGATGCACCCGGAGGGAAGGTTTCTTCCTTGAAAATCTCCGAGAACTTCTCCACAGCTTTGGCTTCACACTCCGTATAAATCCCTAGAGATTTCCATATAGCCACACAATTCTCCGTTACTTTCTCCGAGTATTGCTGTCCAGAGAAGGGTAGGTAGCAATAGTTGCGATTACGAGTGTTGGATGTGTAAGCACGTGGAGTTACTcgcttttgttttgtctctctctttttatacaTTTGATTGGAAGATGTTGTGACAACTGGTGGTTGAAAACTCGGATCCAACAAAGACTTTGGTTTAGTCTTCTATACTTTAATTCTAAGAGATGAAAGATATTATCGAATCTTCATAAAGTCTTATCTTCTAACAGAGTTTTGGTAAATCAATGATATAAtgattatatatgatttatgttGTTGAAGATAAATGGAACATGATAAACTTTTTTCtagtttgtatttatttattgaagTTTCTAtacgaattaaaaaaaatatagagatattaattaataaaaatctcttATCTAGGAAATAGAAATACATATTAGTTCATCgtctattaaaaaaatctggttttcaatcacaaacaaaaatgaagagAATTACTGGAAAATCACAAACAATAAAGAACAGAATATATGAACTGGATTTTCTCTTAAGTTGAAAATTGATGCATTTGTTCATaacatctaaaaaaatatatataccatataaGGCATATATGTACTAATAAAGGTTTAAACGTTAAacttatttttggatttatttttataCTGTAGAATTGCGTTAAATACTGAAGGGGATCTTGATATATTTAAGGTCCAAACCAACAATATCACTTATaacatatgtaaaaaaaaaattaagaagaaattaATCGGTTGCAATGACATGTACATGTATATATCCATAACATCACATTTAATTTggtgaaattaaaaaattgataaacAATTAAGACAAAATAGTTGTTAGCCTTAGCCTGAAACCCCACAATGAGTGCTCTCTAGATTTGAGTTCCGGTTGTTCATAAACACTGGGCTGACGTATTAATGTATTATCGAAACAAAAATCCAACTGAACCTGAAATAATCCATGTGAGTTTGCGAATTACAAAAGACTAGAGCAAGCAGGAAATACATCAACATCACAAATTGAGAAAGCATAATAATTAATCTGGAAAGGTAGGCTTAGCTAATGCATACGATTTCAGTCGAATCAGTGtgaaaacttaaaatttcaGTTTTGCAAATTATGTGGCTCCAAGTTAACTGCGTAGTTATATGCTTTAAATGTATTTGTCGAAATTTATATACGCAAGTGATTATAAATGTGTGCTGGAATGTTTGTACTTTTGTCATTTAATAGccattaatacaaaaaattaactTCTGCCAAATTCGAAAGAAAATATTTACGTTGTAAAACTCAGTGAATACATTGACCACATTATAATTCACACGATTTTGAATTCTCCATTCTTTGGTAAATTATCAAATTTGGATtcatttaactttattttttctaacatttttgaTGCGCGTGCGCCATGTTTGTTGCAGTAGCCAAACTTGGATTTGTATCAGATAACCGGGCTTTGAATATTTTACTCTCTGCCATAACTTTAAAATGTTCCTTATTTCATACCCTAATTCTCCTTATACGTATATTTGTCCATTCTtgattttctaatttgtttttcttcaaaagATGCACGTATACacatacattatattatatatatgtattgggATATTATTTGATATCATTTATCATATCCTGTAACTTATGTAATTATATTATCTAGTTTCCATAATCTTGCTCATTAGGCTTCCTGTCCACGCCTTTGTattgtatataataatgtaCTCCATATTGGAATAATACATAACACActtcgatcatcttcttcctctgtctctgttcatggtatcagagcaagatctctaaaaaacaaaaaaaacaaaaaagttcttTTTAATTCTCGATCATGACCGAAGTTACTTCGAACGAAACGAACTCGAACCCTACGACCATGGAAGTGAGACGCAAGATCTCTCCTTACGACTTGAGCGCTGCAGACAACCCCGGTGCTGTCATTTCTCTACCGTTGCTGAAAGGGACGAACTACGAAGAGTGGGCTTGTGGGTTGAAGACGGCTCTTTGCTCACGCAAGAAGTTTGGCTTCATCGACGGCTCCATTGCGAAACCAGACGAAGGTTCCCCAGATCTTGAGGATTGGTGGACAATCCAAGCGTTGCTGGTTTCCTGGATCCGAATGACGGTTGATCCTTCACTCCGTTCCAACATTTCTCATCGAGACATCGCAAAAGATTTGTGGGATCATCTGAAGAAACGTTTCAGTGTCACCAACGGTCCTCGCATTCAACAGTTGAAGGCAGAGCTTGCTTGTTGCAAACAGAGAGGCCTTCCTATCGAAGCTTACTACGGCAAGCACAATCGCATTTGGGATAGCATGGCCAATCACCGTCCTCTGCGTGTGTGTAAATGTGGCAAATGTGATTGCAATTTAACATCTCTACAAGAGACAGATCGCGAGGAAGACAAGGTCCATGATTTTTTATCTGGACTTGATGACTCCTTCACGACAGTGAGATCCAGCTTGGTGTCTCGTACTCCACTACAGCCGTTGGAAGAAGTTTATAATGTTGTTCGTCAAGAGGAGGACTTACGACACAATACTAGAAAAAGTGATGATGCTCTTGAAGTCACTGCTTATGCTGCTCATCAGAAGTCCCGTTTCTCTCCAACTGTTCGCGGTGATGATGGAACAAGTTTGTGTAAGCATTTTCACCGGTCTGGTCACCCCTCCAATAGCTGTTTCGCCGTTATTGGCTACCCGGAATGGTGGGGTGAACGCCCACGCAGCCGCACAGTTCAAGGTCAAAGTCttggttcttcttctgttgcttcTACTGGCGGTCATGGAAAAGCTGTTAGCTATGCTAACACGGTTCACGTTCCACCCATTCCTAATCACGCTCAAGCTAATTATGTGGTGACTGATTCCGATCGTGACGGAGTGAGTGGTTTGAGCAATGTTCAGTGGCAAAGTCTCATGAAGCTCCTGAACAGTAATGGGTCTGGTGGAACTAGTTCAAGCACTGAAAAACGTTCTGGTAAGTCCTCTTCCCCATCTTGGATATTGGATTCTGGTGCTTCTCACCACTTGACTGCTCATTACGATATTCTTACCAACGTACGACGAATGGAACCTGTGTTGATTATTTTGGCTGATGGTCGTGAGAGAGTCTCCACCATCAAGGGAACAGTTGTGTTGGGAACACATTTAGTTTTGAaatctgttttctttgttgaagaGTTACATTCTGATCTTATATCGGTTGGTCAGTTGATGGATGAAAATCGTTGTGTTGTTCATATGGCTGATCAATTCCTTGTCATTCAGGACCGTGTTTCAAGGATGATGATTGGTGCAGGGAAGCGTGATTGTGGTACCTTCTGTTTTTGTCGTATGGAGCTTGGTGCATTGGTCACTGCTCAAGATACGCAAGTTTACAAGTTATGGCATTGTAGGATGGGACATCCATCTCCTAGAATAATTGGGTTACTCCCacaagtttcttcttctattgtttCTGCAAGTTCAAATAAGGCGTGTGATATTTGTTTCCGCACAAAGCAAACTCGATCTTCTTTTCCACCTAGTGATAATAAAACTTCATCAGTTTTTGAGCTTATtcattgtgatctttggggtcCATACCGAACTCCTTCTTCATCTGGTGCTTGGTATTTTCTCacaattgttgatgattattctCGAAGTGTTTGGATCTATCTCCAACACAACAAGACTGAAACATCTACTAATCTCAAAAACTTGATCACTTTAGCGGAAAGACAATTTCAGAAGCAAGTTAAGCGTGTCCGCAGTGACAATGGTACAGAGTTCGTAAGCATGTTTACTTATTTTCGCACTCACGACATTCTACATGAAACCTCGTGTGTAGGCACTCCTCAGCAAAACGGTCGCGTTGAAAGAAAGCACCGCCATATCTTGAATGTTGCTCGTGCTCTGCGTTTCCAATTTCATCTACCAATTCAATTTTGGGGCGAATGCATCTTGACAGCAGGTTACTTAATCAACCGTACTCCTAGCTCTGTCTTGAATGGTGTCACGCCTTATCAGAAACTTCATGGTGTTGCTCCAGCTTATGATCATCTTCGGGTCTTTGGGAGTTTGTGTTATGCTCATACAAAAGCTCATAAAGGCGACAAGTTTGCTCCACGCGGTCGTAAGTGTATTTTTGTAGGCTATCCCTATAGTAAGAAAGCATGGAG
The sequence above is drawn from the Camelina sativa cultivar DH55 chromosome 4, Cs, whole genome shotgun sequence genome and encodes:
- the LOC104781389 gene encoding chalcone--flavonone isomerase-like; amino-acid sequence: MYKKRETKQKRVTPRAYTSNTRNRNYCYLPFSGQQYSEKVTENCVAIWKSLGIYTECEAKAVEKFSEIFKEETFPPGASILFALSPHGSLTVAFSKDDSIPETGKAVIENKLLAEAVLESIIGKNCVSPGTRLSVAERLAQLMKENKVEEEEN